One Vicia villosa cultivar HV-30 ecotype Madison, WI linkage group LG5, Vvil1.0, whole genome shotgun sequence genomic window, gcttaactatggagttcttatggaacgtgTCACTAAAAATAAGATGCATCTTATTGAtataggtagtaccaatcaatTCTTATAggccttccttcaaccatgcaataTCTTCTCTGCACAGCCTCCGGATCTCCCttattccgatgtggcgaccactcctCGCCATCTTTGGCCCTGAGTGTTACATGTGATGCAACCACCCGTAGCcgtcttcggcctcgggtgttacatttcTAGTGTGATGTAATCGACTACAAACACGTTGTAGTCGCTTACATGCCTTCGTTGTTAATGTGGTAATTTATTAATGCCTGCATGTTTCCTTGAAAACTCAAGTTTTAAAGTTTATTTCAGTGGTTTCTACCTTTTTAATATAGAAATAAGCCATCTTTTAATTATATGAGTTTTTATTAGTCTTTAAGTGATATTTGAACTTTAAATTATCTATCAGATAAAGACAAATCACTTAAAGACTTTAAaccttaacttaataatttttcCATTTGCTTTTGATCTTTCATTGTCTTCGCCTTTTTCTTCTTTGTTGATATTGTTGTCATTAACACTCAGTTAAGTTCATTAGAGAGATTTTCTTCACAATACAAGCATCACTCAAATAGTTGCAAATCCTATTTTTCATGAATGTGTGGAACTTTGTTTTGTAGGTAATGCGCTCAGAACAAAAACATATGCTTTGGATGATGACAACCACTACGATGAGAAATACTATGATGACAACTACTATAGTGACAACACTAATGGCAATTATGATAAGTCAATCATTAACACTTAAGGGGTTAAAGATGCATATCTAAGTATTGTGGTTTGATGAACTTGACTATCCCATGAGGGAAAATTAAATGGAAATAATATAAAGCCTCATATCAAGAGATATCAAGCAGTGTTAACATAAAGAGTAGTATCTAGCAATGGCTTGTAGAAAATGAATAATCTCCTAATTTAGTGAGTGAGTGAACATATGTAAAGCAAAGGGGCTTTCTCGTAAAAGCACAAGGCTAAAACACACActaaaacttttttcaaaatgATTTACCAAAAGAAAAGactctaaaaaatatttggaatttGTATCAGATGAATTAGGTGCTGTCAAAATAGCCATGggcaaaaattttaattttctaataTGTTAGAGCATATGCCAAATCGATTATAAATACACAATCTTATGGACCAAACTAGTTTAAACGCACCTAGATTATGTGCAATGACTAGATATTTTAACCTTCCATTTTGAGAACTTACAGACTTATATTTGCATCATCTAATTGATTATCAATATGCTCTAAATAGAGGCTCCTTTTTCTCATTCCAAACCATCTAGAATCGTGTTTTGACATTTTCATCTCTCACACTCCCtctctaaatttttatttaactcTCTCTCACTAAATGTTTTAGCCAAATGCCTTTGCGAGAAAATTTCCTTTGTGGGTGAGGTTATATCTGTAAGTATGGAAAGGGTAGAATTGTAAAATTCACCGatagaatattttgtatacaCATTGGTTGAATATTGTCTATTTAGGGATTTATTTAGGTTATAAGTTCATCCTATAAACAACTTATATTTGGGGATTTTGTGATCTTTCCTAGGTTTGGTTGAAGATTAGTCAGTGTTAAAATCTTTATGGATTCTTGGTTAGCCCAGTTAAAACCCAGATATGTTAAAGCTCACCCTGACATTAAAAGCTTCATAGATCTGAGATCAGTTCAGTTAAGATCTCATAGATTTTTTGTTAGCCTAGTTAAAACCAAGGTATTGAGCTCAGATTTTTTGGAACTTGAAGACTAACCGCTCCAAGGTTTGTGTTCGTGGAAAGAAAACTAACTGCTTCAATCCACTGTTGGGAAGGAACATTGGCCGCTTCACTCTCAGCAATTTATTGAAGAAAATATGCAAACGTCCACATCCATCGTCTTGTAATATTTGGTTGAACATCAACCATCATTTTTTTGTATAGGGGGTTCGTGAGTCtttcctactaaaagctctcaacTATTATTGGAACCCTCAAGATCAATTTTTGGGAAGAGGAGTAGGTCCTTTTGATTTGAATGAACCTCTTTCATTCTTGGTGTTCCTCTTTCCCTTAAACTTTATTTTCTGCTGCTtagtttttaaaaatgattttagacTCTAATTTTACTTCCTAAAAGTTTTCAAAACATAGTTTTTCCAAaacacacaattcaccccctcttgtgtgtgaagtctcgAGTCCAACATAACGCACCAAGCATATCGAAGTTATTTGTCACTCAATACGAGATGCATATGATGACTAACTTATATTGTTCCTCGCGTCAATACTCGGTTTCAGTTTGTTGATATTCTTACCAAGTTTGTTATGCGGCCATATCATAAGTTTATTGTTATCAAATTGATGTTCATTAAAAGTTATGTCGATTTTAGAGAGGATGTCAATTAAGAAACAAAATTATGGTGTAGTTATGTTTATCAACTtacctaaatattttttttgtgtaaggAAGAATTAATGTAAGGGAGAACTAAGaattctccaacccgattacacaGAGACACGGGAAAACTCGgcaaaaagaaaagattacaaaccaattactTCTACGATAAAAAGTACAAAGAATCCATGCAAAACTCGTAGAAAGAATAATTGGGGTGTGTAATTTTTCACAAAACGACTATCTCCAAACCAAGTGCTTAATATTCCAAACggtattattcacattccaaaCTTCCTTCCGGAAACAACTTCCGTTCCTAACCAACCAAATAATCCAAGTGGTAGCAAGCTAAACTACTCCCAACTTCCTATCTTTCACCTTTTTGCTATGAAAAAAGAAGTGTCAATCTATAAAATTCGACAAACACTCTTTGTCTACCATATCCCCTTTACCAACCCAAAAAACAATCTCACTCCAAATATTTTTCACCACCaaacaactaaaaaataaatgattactAGTTTCCAAACAATATCCACAAAAAATGCACTTTAATTAGGAACAAATCGAAAATTAATTTATTCCCTTAAATTTATAATTACTAGCCATAAATATTGTAACTACTATATATTCAGTAAAATATATAAGCAAAAACATCAAGCCAAAATTACTAACACAAACATAGTTGATCGATGACTTCACCTAGGGCAACTGCCTTGGCTTACTTGTAAAAGGATCTTATATTTACCATGAAGTTtaaataacatatttaattgattatttaattaattgttcaAAATATCATACTCAATATTGTTTATTGATTACTATAATCTATAGTGTAAAATCTTTCTAGTGTTCCAATCTTTTGAGTTGTTAGACACTTCTTAGGTTGAAGTACTCCAAAAACTTCCATTAACAACTCTTAtcaataaaaagaaatttatgtcACTTCTCTTCCATTCAAACCACACAATATTTAACTGAACAACTCAATCATATAAAAGGAAAAATTATTGGACCACACTCCAAAAAATCAGAATTTGTGGAAACTAAATGCCACCATATGTCACACTACCCAATGAATCTGCGACTTGCAAACTTTTTCCTTAAAGAAACTAAAAACCTACAACAACATGACACAAACAAACAAAGTTTTCTGCAAACACTCATGCTCCTCCAACCCTTCTAACTTATTTCTATAtatacaaacaaacaaaaattatgatGACTCCTCTCAATTTTTAATGTAATAttatgttataattattaattaactaaaaaattaattaaatacctaattattattttgttctaATAATAACATGATACTATCACACTTTGCAAGTGAGTAAATGAGCAttcaatatataagaaatagtttTATATTGAAAGTTTAATTCAATGCTCTTTATATAGATTTGCACTTATTAATTCTTCAAGTAATGTGACTTAGTATGGTGTTCTCAAGTCAAGTCCTATGTCACTTGTCACTTTTACATCCTCCTTGTCGGACACCAGCTCCGAAATTGGAACCGGCACCGAGGATGTGGACGTAATGGCGACAAACCACCACTTATGGCTATGGTCGTTACTCTAGTTTGTTATTTTCGAAATCGAATAGTAGCAATACTTAGTGGAAAGAGTTGCAATACTTAGTGAAATTATGTGTTTATCAAGGGTCGCAATTTTGTAAAACTAAATTATTAAGTTTATATTTCGGATTcagaaaaacaataatttttcttATCTTCGAGTTTTATCTATCTTATGTAAACTCGAATAAGGCCGAATTATCTTGAAAATTCTTGCGTGTAAACTCTAAGACAATTTAGAGTATTTCAAATACTACTAAGAAAATATTCATATGCATTAGACATGATTCTAATCTTGATCCATTTAACTTAGAATCAATTTCTAACATATTAGTCCTTTTTAATGCAAATAGAAAAATACCACATCTGAAAGCTCAATAGATAAGTGTGCATGGACACCCGACCGAGCGCGAATTCAAATATGCGACATcccacttttttttttatttaaaaggtcaaattttggtcattaaaCAACTAACCTCAAAAATACcatattttgaataataattCCATCACAAACAACACAGAGTTGCTTCACTCGCAGTTACACGTCTCTTGATTACGTGGGAGAATGAAACGGTTAAACCAACTTTTATTGGAACCAACACAAAAGTTTCAAAACTTTGGTGAACACTAGGCTGGAAGGAACCAAACTCTATTTAGACAGCCATGATTGAGAACCATTCCACATGTTAACCATGTATTGGTCACATGATTCACTTGATGTGTTCTTTCTTGTCCTTTTCTTAGGACTAGGATCATTTGCATCAACTCTATCACATAACATTATTCTCTACCTTCCTATCTAAATTAATGATCAAGACATTTGCAACTTTATTCCCATGACTTAAAGTTTAGGTAAGTTAAGTTTCGAAGTCTCGTCCTGATTAGATCCAACGGCTATCATACACGCATCTCAGTATTAACCGTTGTTACATTGTTTTTCATTCTCTCGTTAACTTGAATGTCGGTGTTAATCCTGCAAGTCAGTCCACTGTCTATCTCATCGTCATATAGAAAACCTTGGAATAGAAGTTAAAAATCAACCACTAAGATTATTTACTATTGTAAATGTGTGCTTGTATTTTATAATAcatcaaaaatagcaaaaacaaaatAGCCACCGGTGCCTTTTGTTTTTGCCTTTATATAAACAAAAGCTGAGGTTAGCATTGAAACATTTTTTTCATCTTTCCATTTTCtctccaaaattatatatattgtaAATTAAAAGATCTGATTTTGATAGAAAAAAATCATGTATATAGTAATATAGGAACGTATAGGAATTGGTTTCTGTATGAGGAAAAAGTAACAATTTTTAGatagaaattttttttttgtagaaaGTGCCCATAATTGAAATCTTCATAAAGGTAGAATTTTTATGTAGTTTTTGTAGATATTTTCATTGATAACATTGTTTGGAGACAAGAAAATCAAAAGGGTGGTTTTAGTTTTTGTGGAATGAGAGTTAGGAGAGGATGGATTTCTGGCCAGAGTTTCTTGCAAGTAGTTCAGGTAGAGAGTTTGTGGCAGGTGGATTTGGAGGCATTGCTGGTGTGATTTCTGGTTATCCTTTGGATACTATTAGAATCAGACAACAGAGTTCAAAGAATAATGGTTCTGCTTTTGGAATCCTTAGGAAAATGGTGGCTAAAGAAGGAGCAGCTTCTTTGTACCGTGGCATGGCTGCACCATTAGCATCAGTGACTTTTCAGGTaaagttttgttctttttatggATGTTGTTAGGATTCTTGGATCTGGAACATGTTCTTAATTGGGTTTGTGTCTTTTgatctttcttgttttttcagcTATGGTTTTGTTATGTGTGGATTCTTTCATGAAACATCCTTAATCTTGTCAACTTTTTCATGATTTTGATTCTTAGGAGAAAACTGTGATTGGGTTGTGAATGATGTGGGAATAAAATATTGTTTGATTTGGAATATACTCATTGATGAGAGTGCTTAATTCCTTTTTGTGAATGCATCAtggattttattaattttttaaaattagtgaTGATGCATTTTGGATTTGTCTTTTGAGTTGTTTAGATAAAGGATTAGGATTAGATTAAGATTGGGATTAGTGACTTGCTGACACATTTTTTCCAACTTAAGCaatattaaatcattttaaactgACCAGGTGAAATGTATCAGAATCCACTTTATGTAGGAAAAAAACTAATTGTTACATGGGTGAGTCCTCTGTAGCACCGACACATCTGGAAAAAAAATTCAATGTTTAAGTCGGTGTCGAATACTGACACTTATGATTatgtttaattgatttattttttcaaattattacagaTATCAATGCGTTAGTGTTAATGTGCTGTCTGGTTTCTGTATGTATCTGTCAAATGAAGTTTTCACTGTCTTTCGTTAATAACTTTCTCGCTTTTCTGTGACAGAATGCAATAGTTTTTCAAACATATGCTCTTCTATCAAGAGCATTTGATCCATCTGATTCTGCTAAACACCCTCCATCCTACAAAAGTGTCGCATTAGGCGGAATCGGGACAGGAGGACTTCAAAGTTTATTGTTATCACCAGTAGAACTCATCAAAATCCGACTTCAGCTGCAAAACACAAACCAGTCAAAAgaatcaacaacatcaacaagtcCTATAAAAGTAGCAAAAAACATATGGAGAAAAGAGGGTCTCCGCGGCATATATCGAGGACTCGGCATAACCATAATGAGAGATGTACCTTCTCATGGAGTTTACTTCTGGACATATGAATACATGAGGGAGCATTTCCATCCAGGTTGTCGAACAAGCGGTAAAGAAAGTCTGAATACTATGTTGGTGTCCGGAGGATTAGCGGGCGTGGCGAGCTGGGTTTGCTGCTATCCTTTTGATGTTGTGAAAACAAGACTGCAGGGTCAGACACCATCTGCTATAAAATACAAAGGAATTTACGATTGCATCGCGAAAAGCGTTAAAGAAGAAGGTTATCTTGTGTTGTGGAGAGGTTTAGGAACTGCAGTTGGCAGAGCTTTTGTGGTGAATGGTGCTGTATTTGCTGCTTATGAGTTTTCATTAAGGTTTCTGTTTAATAATGATAACATTCAAATGCAGGAAACACTTTAGGATGATAGCAAGTGtactaaaaaataatcaaaagctCAACTTAGCTGTTACATTCAATATAAAAAGATTTTTATTTTACCTTCACACATGGTATAATTGGCAAATATTTGTTCTCATTCAATAGAATATTGACTATGATATGTAAGTCTTAACTCAAGTGATAAATATCAATATTGGTAGATCAATATCATCTTGGGTTCAAACATAAAATCTCATGGTTATCACCACTtcgtataaaaataaaaataagacggGGAGGACAAAAAGGAGGTGGGGCGAGGTGAGTAATGTGTCCTACTTAGGGCGAGTTTGCCATGTCTCCCTGCTTTATAGGGGTGGCTTACTAAGCACGTTCCAGTAGTTAAATAGAATTTTCTTGATTGTAACTGAACAATCTAAAGTCTCATGATTGACTAGCCACATATCCTACATTTAAGGACTAAGCCATCCACCATGGGTCAAAGTCAAGCTCTATATGGCCGagtttatttatagaaaaaaaggtCGTCATGCAAGGTCAAGGTACCACTTATTCACATATCACTAACCTAAAGGTCTTCTCTTGATTTATCGCATGTAGGATCACTTTTATTTTACTCACTTCAAGTATAGTTGGCGCTTACTATAGAATCCGGTAAAACTTACTCAGACCACCCTGTTTTCTTTAAACTCTAAATTAACTCATTCTTTGTTTCTTAATCATGGACACAAGAACTACATCTATTTCTAACGACAATAA contains:
- the LOC131601225 gene encoding mitochondrial arginine transporter BAC2-like encodes the protein MDFWPEFLASSSGREFVAGGFGGIAGVISGYPLDTIRIRQQSSKNNGSAFGILRKMVAKEGAASLYRGMAAPLASVTFQNAIVFQTYALLSRAFDPSDSAKHPPSYKSVALGGIGTGGLQSLLLSPVELIKIRLQLQNTNQSKESTTSTSPIKVAKNIWRKEGLRGIYRGLGITIMRDVPSHGVYFWTYEYMREHFHPGCRTSGKESLNTMLVSGGLAGVASWVCCYPFDVVKTRLQGQTPSAIKYKGIYDCIAKSVKEEGYLVLWRGLGTAVGRAFVVNGAVFAAYEFSLRFLFNNDNIQMQETL